One part of the Terriglobales bacterium genome encodes these proteins:
- a CDS encoding DUF4931 domain-containing protein codes for MPMELRKDPITRSWVITGDEVPSPAGETRCHFCPDWTGGPQVIATRPSLDGGPWSSRAVVHPNPLYRIEGEPGRRGDGLYDRMAPVGAHEVLVENPRHDGNLWKVGDAEIDEFLLLTANRILDLKRDRRFKYITVFKNHGPLAGQEFDHPTSQITASTFVPRRVLYELRAGREYFQQKERCVFCDIIAQEEQQALRMVEARGDYISMCPYAPRVPYETWILPRTHEAFFERTVQRPGGIRDLSALLRRTLLRIRAVTEQFHLVVHTAPNTLHRSEILNYWKTIDEDYHWHIEILPLSPKTSKSYTFKEVYFTPVTSETAAARLRETSPGD; via the coding sequence ATGCCGATGGAACTGCGCAAAGATCCAATCACACGCTCGTGGGTCATTACCGGTGACGAGGTGCCGTCGCCGGCGGGAGAGACGCGCTGTCATTTTTGTCCTGATTGGACGGGCGGGCCGCAGGTGATCGCGACGCGTCCATCACTGGACGGCGGGCCGTGGTCGTCACGCGCGGTGGTTCATCCTAACCCGCTGTACCGCATTGAGGGCGAACCGGGGCGGCGAGGCGACGGGTTATACGACCGCATGGCGCCGGTGGGAGCGCACGAAGTTCTTGTGGAAAATCCGCGCCACGACGGCAACCTGTGGAAGGTGGGCGATGCGGAAATCGACGAGTTCCTGCTGCTCACCGCCAATCGCATCCTGGATCTGAAACGCGACCGGCGATTCAAGTACATCACGGTTTTCAAGAACCACGGACCCCTGGCGGGGCAGGAATTCGATCATCCCACATCGCAAATCACCGCCAGCACCTTCGTTCCACGGCGGGTTCTGTACGAACTGCGGGCCGGGCGCGAGTACTTCCAGCAGAAAGAACGGTGCGTATTCTGCGACATCATCGCGCAGGAAGAACAGCAGGCGTTGCGGATGGTGGAAGCGCGAGGAGACTACATTTCAATGTGCCCGTATGCGCCGCGGGTGCCCTACGAGACGTGGATATTACCGCGCACGCACGAGGCATTTTTCGAGCGCACGGTGCAGCGGCCGGGCGGCATCCGCGACCTGAGCGCCCTGCTGCGGCGCACGCTGCTGCGCATCCGGGCCGTGACTGAGCAATTCCACCTCGTGGTGCATACCGCGCCAAACACGCTGCACCGTTCCGAGATCCTGAACTACTGGAAGACGATCGACGAGGATTACCACTGGCACATCGAAATTCTGCCGCTGTCGCCGAAGACGTCGAAGTCGTACACCTTCAAGGAGGTGTACTTCACGCCGGTGACGTCGGAAACGGCGGCGGCGCGGCTGAGGGAAACCAGCCCCGGCGACTGA